The Chloroflexi bacterium ADurb.Bin180 genome has a window encoding:
- the speE gene encoding Spermidine synthase — MDQRRLSWSVREPSSERRSKFSLPLLVVTVGGLVTMGTEMCASRLLAPYFGNSLPVWGVLIGLLLACLAVGSVLGGRLADRSPDEALLYQLAGWAGLAIGIIPYVARPVLGSVSSGLTSAPVLAIVGAFGGVLALFTVPMVLLGCLSPFVLRLSLREVGSGGDVAGRISALGTLGSLLGTFGAVFVLIPGIGTRRSMVLLGLSLALVALLGLRRLGSRWAALWLLVCLSLTGLVLLPSGSIKPNSGLLYEHESMYNYVQVLREGDQILLKLNEGEGIQSVYEPGQVLSGYVYDYLLLVPYFQSRPESPPGQSVCIVGLAGGTSARLFSEVFGPLPIDGVEIDATVVEAGRRFMDLNLPNLQITIMDGRQYLAATPKRYDVVLLDAYNPPYIPFHLTTREFFELVYEHQTEDGVLGINVAHLENDSTLVRAIAATVGSVYPSVYVIDTQSGLNSVVVASHQKTEWSEVSARLSSLTAAALRQVIQRAEGRIKPFTARRERVLTDDQAPVEQLVHAMLARYLSNPVPSEVNP; from the coding sequence GATGTGCGCTTCGCGCCTGCTCGCGCCCTACTTTGGCAATTCGCTGCCAGTCTGGGGAGTGTTGATCGGTCTCTTGCTGGCCTGCCTGGCGGTGGGATCCGTCCTGGGAGGCAGGCTGGCCGACCGGTCACCGGACGAGGCCCTGCTGTACCAGCTCGCGGGATGGGCAGGGTTAGCCATCGGGATCATCCCATACGTGGCAAGGCCCGTTCTGGGCTCGGTTTCGTCGGGGCTGACCAGTGCTCCCGTACTGGCCATCGTGGGGGCATTCGGGGGAGTGCTGGCCCTGTTCACGGTGCCTATGGTTCTGCTGGGCTGCCTTTCACCGTTCGTTCTGCGCTTGAGCCTGAGAGAGGTCGGGTCTGGTGGAGATGTCGCTGGCCGGATCTCGGCCCTGGGGACGCTGGGTAGCCTTCTGGGCACGTTTGGTGCGGTGTTTGTACTCATTCCTGGCATAGGCACTCGCCGGAGTATGGTCCTGCTGGGGCTCTCGTTAGCGCTGGTGGCGCTGCTGGGCCTGAGGCGATTGGGCTCGAGATGGGCCGCCCTGTGGCTGCTGGTGTGCTTGTCTCTGACCGGGCTGGTCCTGCTGCCGTCCGGGTCGATCAAACCCAACAGTGGATTGCTCTATGAGCACGAGTCGATGTACAACTATGTGCAGGTCCTCCGCGAGGGGGACCAGATTCTGCTCAAGCTGAACGAAGGCGAAGGAATCCAGTCGGTCTACGAGCCGGGGCAGGTGCTCAGCGGCTATGTCTATGACTACTTGCTGCTGGTGCCGTACTTCCAGTCCCGACCCGAGTCACCGCCAGGTCAGAGTGTCTGTATTGTTGGACTGGCGGGGGGGACATCGGCCAGGCTGTTCAGTGAGGTGTTCGGCCCGCTGCCAATTGATGGAGTCGAGATCGATGCCACGGTGGTTGAGGCAGGCCGGCGCTTTATGGACCTGAATCTGCCCAACCTGCAGATCACCATTATGGACGGGCGGCAATACCTGGCGGCAACTCCCAAGCGCTACGACGTGGTGCTGCTCGATGCCTACAATCCGCCCTACATCCCGTTTCACCTCACCACACGCGAGTTCTTTGAGCTCGTCTATGAGCATCAGACCGAGGATGGCGTGCTCGGCATCAACGTGGCGCACCTCGAAAACGACAGCACTCTGGTTAGAGCCATTGCAGCGACCGTGGGCTCGGTCTACCCTTCCGTCTACGTGATCGATACACAAAGTGGCCTGAACAGCGTGGTAGTCGCCTCACACCAAAAGACAGAGTGGTCAGAAGTGTCGGCTCGCCTCTCGTCCCTGACCGCCGCCGCGCTGAGGCAGGTGATCCAACGGGCAGAGGGACGAATCAAACCCTTCACTGCCCGCAGAGAACGAGTCTTGACCGATGACCAGGCTCCTGTCGAACAGCTCGTGCACGCCATGCTGGCGCGCTATCTCTCCAACCCCGTTCCTTCTGAGGTGAACCCTTGA